Proteins encoded together in one Micromonospora auratinigra window:
- a CDS encoding DsbA family protein, translating into MTTPLQVTTARLRTPVTETDHARGPVDAPVTVVEYGDFQCRFCGAAYPNLAELLRQRAETVRLVYRHFPIANVHPYAESAAEAAEAAGRRGRFWELHDWLYEHQDQLDPVHLSLGVEQLGMPPDEIGAEVSGQAHADRVRRDFVGGIRSGVNGTPTLFVNDVRHDGGYDLAELLAVVDAAANP; encoded by the coding sequence ATGACCACGCCACTGCAGGTCACCACCGCCCGGCTGCGGACCCCGGTGACCGAGACCGACCATGCCCGTGGACCGGTCGACGCCCCGGTCACCGTCGTCGAGTACGGCGACTTCCAGTGCCGGTTCTGCGGGGCCGCGTACCCGAACCTGGCCGAGCTGCTGCGCCAGCGCGCGGAAACGGTCCGGCTGGTCTACCGGCACTTCCCGATCGCCAACGTGCACCCGTACGCGGAGAGCGCCGCCGAGGCGGCCGAGGCCGCCGGCCGGCGGGGCCGGTTCTGGGAGCTGCACGACTGGCTCTACGAGCACCAGGACCAGCTCGACCCGGTGCACCTGTCGCTCGGCGTCGAGCAGCTCGGGATGCCGCCCGACGAGATCGGCGCGGAGGTGTCCGGGCAGGCGCACGCCGACCGGGTCCGGCGCGACTTCGTCGGCGGCATCCGCAGCGGGGTCAACGGCACCCCGACGCTCTTCGTCAACGACGTCCGCCACGACGGCGGCTACGACCTGGCCGAGCTGCTGGCCGTGGTGGACGCCGCCGCCAACCCCTGA
- a CDS encoding LuxR family transcriptional regulator has protein sequence MPDEADRVEVAEASEEVTATVPAEPVVAAPAAPPPLLASRLAAPAPPEPLLARPRLLDRLDRGLAGPVTLVSAPAGWGKTTLLAAWARHTGVTPAPAWVSVEDSDTGARLWSYLAAGLRAVGGDPADDGPRPPVPDGPPRPDQLELLAAALATREHPVLLVLDDLHRIADPAALAGLEFLLRHTEGRLRLVAGARGEPALALHRWRLAGELTEIGPGELAFTDDEVADLLVAYGVPVPAAAVPRLRARTGGWPAGLRYAVLALHGRADPARAVERFGGDQPDVARYLRDEVLAPLTPDTRDVLRRTAVAGAVCADLADALTGRPDAGQLLGELARSGGFVEADGGSPAWYRCHPLLADLLHDELGRRLAEERDDLHRRAATWYAAHGRPAEALRHALSGGDWDRATELLTEHWPELVPYEPDGVAGPAPGGPGDEALRRDPELGLACAAERAYAGDTGAAAGHLRRAVGLAADLPATRADRFRRVAGVLELTLARLAGDHDETRRAAERLRAAGPGEGPGAADVRAVAGTAAGLVALDEGRLPVAARWFAEARAAAREAGRSRTELVCASRAALLEAVRGRLRAAERTAREALDMPPCEGWSCRVDCGYAYLALALVAWHRDEPTEAAAHLALAGPALAEPVAGVLAALCRAELLAVRGEPAAALRTLAAAREVAAGPEPADWLTVGEAQLRALVGDVPTARALLTEARARLDPVPPPAGGPAAARPASAPAGEPAPAPPASVPTGEPAPASPVPAPAGTATGADAGPERAGRLAALGVALARVELRAGDPRAAGRALPDWAGEDAGSWPLAVRLAAGLLEAVVAHADGDDRRAGRVLERVLDLAEPEGYRRVFTRAEPGVRDLLAAHLDSGTAHWATVSDLVRGADERRADEPAERSDEPARPLDEPLTERELTILRYLQSILSNVEIAGELSLSVNTVKTHVRNIYRKLDATRRREAVRRARELRLI, from the coding sequence ATGCCGGACGAGGCTGACCGCGTCGAGGTGGCCGAGGCGTCGGAGGAGGTGACCGCGACGGTCCCGGCTGAGCCGGTCGTGGCCGCGCCGGCCGCGCCGCCGCCGTTGCTCGCCTCGCGGTTGGCCGCGCCCGCGCCGCCCGAACCGTTGCTGGCCCGTCCCCGGCTGCTGGACCGGCTGGACCGAGGGCTGGCCGGGCCGGTGACGCTGGTCAGCGCACCCGCCGGCTGGGGCAAGACGACCCTGCTCGCCGCCTGGGCCCGACACACCGGGGTCACGCCGGCACCGGCCTGGGTGTCGGTGGAGGACTCCGACACCGGCGCGCGGCTCTGGTCGTACCTGGCCGCCGGGCTGCGCGCGGTCGGGGGCGACCCGGCGGACGACGGGCCCCGACCGCCGGTGCCGGACGGGCCGCCCCGGCCCGACCAGCTCGAACTGCTCGCCGCCGCGCTCGCCACCCGGGAACACCCGGTGCTGCTGGTCCTGGACGACCTGCATCGGATCGCCGACCCGGCGGCGCTGGCCGGGCTGGAGTTCCTGCTCCGGCACACCGAGGGGCGGCTGCGGCTGGTCGCCGGTGCCCGGGGGGAGCCGGCGCTGGCCCTGCACCGGTGGCGGCTGGCCGGGGAGCTGACCGAGATCGGCCCGGGGGAGCTGGCCTTCACCGACGACGAGGTGGCCGACCTGCTGGTGGCGTACGGGGTGCCGGTGCCCGCCGCCGCGGTGCCCCGGCTGCGGGCGCGCACCGGCGGGTGGCCGGCGGGCCTGCGGTACGCGGTGCTGGCGCTGCACGGCCGGGCCGACCCGGCGCGGGCGGTCGAGCGGTTCGGCGGCGACCAACCGGACGTGGCCCGGTACCTGCGGGACGAGGTGCTCGCCCCGCTCACCCCGGACACCCGGGACGTGCTGCGGCGCACCGCGGTTGCCGGGGCGGTCTGCGCCGACCTGGCCGACGCGCTGACCGGGCGGCCCGACGCCGGTCAGCTCCTCGGCGAGCTGGCCCGGTCGGGCGGCTTCGTGGAGGCCGACGGCGGCAGCCCGGCCTGGTACCGCTGCCACCCGCTGCTGGCCGACCTGCTCCACGACGAGCTGGGCCGGCGGCTCGCCGAGGAGCGGGACGACCTGCACCGGCGGGCCGCCACCTGGTACGCGGCCCACGGCCGGCCGGCCGAGGCGCTGCGGCACGCGCTGTCCGGCGGCGACTGGGACCGGGCCACGGAGCTGCTGACCGAGCACTGGCCGGAGCTGGTGCCGTACGAGCCGGACGGGGTCGCCGGGCCGGCGCCGGGCGGGCCCGGCGACGAGGCGCTCCGGCGCGACCCCGAGCTGGGGCTGGCCTGTGCCGCCGAGCGGGCGTACGCGGGCGACACCGGCGCGGCCGCCGGGCACCTGCGCCGGGCGGTCGGGCTGGCGGCCGACCTGCCGGCCACCCGCGCGGACCGGTTCCGGCGGGTGGCCGGCGTGCTGGAGCTCACCCTCGCCCGGCTCGCCGGTGACCACGACGAGACCCGCCGGGCGGCCGAGCGGCTGCGCGCCGCCGGGCCGGGCGAAGGCCCCGGGGCGGCCGACGTCCGGGCGGTCGCCGGGACCGCGGCGGGCCTGGTCGCGCTCGACGAGGGGCGGCTACCGGTCGCGGCGCGGTGGTTCGCCGAGGCGCGGGCCGCCGCCCGGGAGGCGGGCCGGTCCCGGACCGAGTTGGTCTGCGCGAGCCGCGCCGCCCTGCTGGAGGCGGTCCGGGGGCGGTTGCGGGCGGCCGAGCGCACCGCGCGGGAGGCCCTCGACATGCCGCCCTGCGAGGGCTGGTCCTGCCGGGTCGACTGCGGCTACGCGTACCTGGCGCTGGCCCTGGTGGCGTGGCACCGGGACGAGCCGACGGAGGCGGCGGCGCACCTGGCCCTGGCCGGGCCGGCCCTCGCGGAGCCCGTCGCAGGGGTGCTGGCCGCGCTCTGCCGGGCCGAGCTGCTGGCCGTACGGGGTGAGCCGGCGGCCGCCCTGCGGACCCTCGCGGCGGCCCGCGAGGTCGCGGCCGGACCGGAGCCGGCCGACTGGCTGACCGTGGGGGAGGCCCAGTTGCGCGCCCTGGTCGGCGACGTGCCGACCGCCCGCGCCCTGCTCACCGAGGCCCGCGCCCGGCTCGACCCGGTCCCCCCGCCGGCCGGCGGGCCCGCCGCCGCGCGACCGGCTTCCGCGCCGGCCGGCGAGCCCGCTCCCGCGCCACCGGCTTCCGTGCCGACCGGAGAGCCCGCCCCCGCGTCACCGGTCCCGGCACCGGCCGGGACGGCGACCGGCGCGGATGCGGGGCCGGAGCGGGCCGGGCGGCTGGCGGCGCTGGGCGTGGCGCTGGCCCGGGTGGAGCTGCGGGCCGGCGACCCCCGGGCCGCCGGCCGGGCGCTGCCGGACTGGGCCGGGGAGGACGCCGGCTCCTGGCCGTTGGCCGTCCGCCTCGCCGCCGGCCTGCTGGAGGCGGTGGTGGCGCACGCCGACGGCGACGACCGGCGGGCCGGACGGGTGCTGGAGCGGGTGCTGGACCTGGCCGAGCCGGAGGGCTACCGACGGGTCTTCACCCGCGCCGAGCCGGGCGTACGCGACCTGCTCGCCGCGCACCTGGACTCCGGCACGGCGCACTGGGCCACTGTCAGCGACCTGGTGCGCGGGGCGGACGAGCGGCGCGCCGACGAGCCGGCGGAGCGGTCCGACGAGCCGGCGCGGCCGTTGGACGAGCCGCTCACCGAGCGGGAGCTGACCATCCTGCGCTACCTGCAGAGCATCCTGTCCAACGTGGAGATCGCCGGGGAGCTGTCACTGTCGGTCAACACGGTGAAGACCCACGTCCGCAACATCTACCGCAAGCTCGACGCGACCCGCCGGCGGGAGGCCGTCCGGCGGGCGCGCGAGCTGCGGCTGATCTGA
- a CDS encoding alcohol dehydrogenase catalytic domain-containing protein — MRALCWTGPDELAVREVPDPELRNARDVIVRVRRSVTCGADLPLLAGRTPRPATGDVLGHEFLGEVVEVGAEVRRHRVADRVVVCAAVACGACWFCRQGLYACCDNGTTGPAADSAWGQPTAGCYGHPALTGGFAGSHAEYVRVPYADVGAFTVPDAVSDDRAVFASDAAPTGWLGAELGEVAPGDVVAVWGAGAVGQLTAGAALAHGAARVVVVDDRDDRLRMVERHVGAEPLNYRYVDVLAELRERSGGRGPDVCVEAVGMAAEPPGLLGRLGGGAERPLALREAVHACRKGGTVVALGTWTGSVDAFPLGAVMNKSLTVRSARQHGQRWVPTLLDRMARDELRTEYLATHRLPLERGADGYALFRDRADGCIRAVFSP; from the coding sequence GTGAGGGCACTGTGCTGGACCGGCCCGGACGAGCTGGCCGTCCGGGAGGTCCCCGACCCGGAACTGCGCAACGCCCGCGACGTGATCGTCCGGGTGCGGCGCAGCGTGACCTGCGGGGCGGACCTGCCGCTGCTGGCCGGCCGGACACCACGGCCGGCCACCGGCGACGTGCTCGGCCACGAGTTCCTCGGCGAGGTGGTGGAGGTCGGCGCGGAGGTGCGCCGGCACCGGGTCGCCGACCGGGTGGTGGTCTGCGCGGCGGTGGCCTGCGGCGCCTGCTGGTTCTGCCGGCAGGGGCTCTACGCCTGCTGCGACAACGGCACCACCGGCCCGGCGGCCGATTCGGCCTGGGGCCAGCCCACCGCCGGCTGCTACGGCCACCCGGCCCTGACGGGCGGTTTCGCCGGCAGCCACGCCGAGTACGTCCGGGTGCCGTACGCCGACGTCGGCGCGTTCACCGTGCCGGACGCGGTCAGCGACGACCGGGCGGTGTTCGCCTCGGATGCCGCCCCGACCGGGTGGCTCGGCGCCGAGCTGGGCGAGGTGGCCCCGGGCGACGTGGTGGCGGTCTGGGGGGCCGGGGCGGTCGGCCAGCTCACCGCCGGCGCGGCCCTGGCGCACGGGGCGGCCCGGGTGGTCGTGGTGGACGACCGCGACGACCGGCTGCGGATGGTGGAGCGGCACGTCGGCGCGGAACCGCTCAACTACCGGTACGTGGACGTCCTCGCCGAGCTGCGCGAGCGCAGCGGCGGGCGGGGCCCCGACGTGTGCGTGGAGGCGGTCGGGATGGCGGCCGAGCCGCCGGGGCTGCTCGGCCGGCTGGGCGGCGGCGCGGAGCGACCGCTCGCGCTGCGCGAGGCGGTGCACGCCTGCCGCAAGGGTGGGACCGTGGTGGCGCTGGGCACCTGGACCGGGTCCGTGGACGCGTTCCCGCTCGGCGCGGTGATGAACAAGAGCCTGACCGTGCGCAGCGCCCGCCAGCACGGGCAGCGCTGGGTGCCCACCCTGCTCGACCGGATGGCCCGCGACGAGCTGCGCACCGAGTACCTGGCCACCCACCGGCTGCCGCTGGAACGCGGCGCGGACGGGTACGCGCTCTTCCGCGACCGGGCCGACGGCTGCATCCGGGCGGTCTTCTCCCCGTGA
- a CDS encoding saccharopine dehydrogenase family protein: MRDDRTHDLVLFGATGFTGGLTAEYLARHAPAGLRWALAGRNPDKLAAVRQRLVAIDPALAELPLLTADVTDPASLRAVATGARVVASTVGPYVHHGEPLVAACAAAGTDYLDITGEPEFVDLMYVRHHAEAVRTGARLVHACGFDSIPHDLGAFYTVKQLPSDGPITVDGFVRAGGKFSAGTYHSALTAFSRTGEASRAAKARRAVEPRPEGRRVRAVPGKLGRVPGTGMWAVPLPTIDPQVVRRSAAARPEYGPDFRYRHFAALKRLPTVLVAGVGMAGLVGLVKLPPTRRWLLGRLSSGQGPSAEQRAKSWFRVRFVGTGGGRTVRTEVAGGDPGYDETAKMLAESALCLALDDLPATAGQVTPVAAMGDALLDRLVAAGITFRVLDGGTTT; encoded by the coding sequence ATGCGCGACGACCGCACCCACGACCTCGTCCTCTTCGGCGCCACCGGCTTCACCGGCGGCCTCACCGCCGAGTACCTCGCCCGGCACGCCCCGGCCGGGCTGCGCTGGGCGCTGGCCGGCCGCAACCCCGACAAACTGGCCGCGGTACGGCAGCGCCTCGTCGCGATCGACCCGGCCCTGGCCGAGCTGCCCCTGCTGACCGCCGACGTGACCGACCCGGCGTCGCTGCGGGCCGTCGCGACCGGCGCCCGGGTGGTGGCCAGCACCGTCGGCCCGTACGTGCACCACGGCGAGCCGCTGGTCGCCGCCTGTGCCGCCGCCGGCACCGACTATCTCGACATCACCGGCGAACCGGAGTTCGTCGACCTGATGTACGTGCGGCACCACGCCGAGGCGGTCCGTACCGGGGCCCGGCTGGTGCACGCCTGCGGCTTCGACTCGATCCCGCACGACCTGGGCGCCTTCTACACCGTCAAGCAGCTGCCGTCGGACGGGCCGATCACGGTGGACGGCTTCGTCCGGGCCGGCGGCAAGTTCTCCGCCGGGACGTACCACTCGGCGCTCACCGCGTTCTCCCGGACCGGCGAGGCGAGCCGGGCGGCGAAGGCCCGCCGGGCGGTCGAGCCGCGCCCGGAGGGTCGCCGGGTCCGCGCGGTGCCCGGCAAGCTGGGCCGGGTGCCCGGGACCGGGATGTGGGCGGTGCCGCTGCCCACCATCGACCCGCAGGTCGTCCGCCGCTCGGCCGCGGCCCGCCCGGAGTACGGGCCGGACTTCCGCTACCGGCACTTCGCCGCGCTCAAGCGGCTGCCGACCGTGCTGGTGGCCGGGGTCGGCATGGCCGGCCTGGTCGGGCTGGTGAAGCTGCCGCCGACCCGGCGCTGGCTGCTCGGCCGGCTCTCCTCCGGGCAGGGGCCGAGCGCCGAGCAGCGGGCGAAGTCGTGGTTCCGGGTCCGGTTCGTGGGCACCGGCGGGGGCCGGACGGTCCGTACCGAGGTGGCCGGCGGCGACCCCGGCTACGACGAGACCGCCAAGATGCTCGCCGAGTCGGCGCTCTGCCTGGCGCTGGACGACCTCCCGGCGACCGCCGGGCAGGTCACCCCGGTGGCCGCGATGGGCGACGCCCTGCTGGACCGCCTGGTCGCCGCCGGGATCACGTTCCGCGTGCTCGACGGGGGTACGACCACTTGA
- a CDS encoding DNA polymerase III subunit beta family protein, with protein MRSIGELARASGLTVSALRFYDRSGVLVPVLVDPATGYRWYADDQVAPARLVAGLRRVGMPLAGIADALRHRHQPAVVHRLLDAHLRRLEDGLTDARRELSRIRALLDPEENPVTTRIALSRADLAAAVAAVRFAVGTDPELPVLAGVLLDVEPDGVRLVATDRHRLAMARVAARVDGPVVRALLPVAAVDELRALLDTGVGATPEAQLAVGAERVEVSVAGRPLVATPLPYDFPDYRRLLHAQVGGAPAYRIEVDVAALRSALSAEGAATLVREHEGVRHQVAVLGLDERGGWRVVGPDEQTGPTAVRVGVNREYLLEALDAGDRGQLVLELDGPITPLAVRRPDDADAFSVLMPVRL; from the coding sequence CTGCGCAGCATCGGCGAGCTGGCCCGGGCCAGCGGCCTGACGGTCAGCGCGCTGCGGTTCTACGACCGCTCGGGCGTGCTGGTGCCCGTCCTGGTCGACCCGGCCACCGGCTACCGCTGGTACGCCGACGACCAGGTCGCGCCGGCCCGGCTGGTGGCCGGGCTGCGCCGGGTCGGGATGCCGCTGGCCGGCATCGCCGACGCGCTGCGGCACCGGCACCAGCCGGCGGTGGTCCACCGGCTGCTCGACGCGCACCTGCGGCGGCTGGAGGACGGCCTCACCGACGCCCGTCGTGAGCTCTCCCGGATCCGTGCCCTGCTCGACCCGGAGGAGAACCCCGTGACCACCCGTATCGCGCTGTCCCGCGCCGACCTGGCCGCCGCCGTGGCCGCCGTCCGTTTCGCCGTCGGCACCGATCCCGAGCTGCCGGTGCTGGCCGGTGTCCTGCTGGACGTGGAGCCGGACGGCGTCCGGCTGGTGGCCACCGACCGGCACCGGCTGGCCATGGCCCGGGTGGCCGCCCGGGTCGACGGGCCGGTGGTCCGGGCGTTGCTGCCGGTGGCGGCGGTCGACGAGCTGCGCGCGCTGCTCGACACCGGCGTCGGCGCCACCCCGGAGGCCCAGCTGGCCGTCGGCGCCGAGCGGGTGGAGGTGTCGGTCGCCGGCCGGCCGCTGGTCGCCACCCCGCTGCCGTACGACTTCCCGGACTACCGGCGGCTGCTGCACGCGCAGGTCGGTGGCGCACCTGCCTACCGGATCGAGGTCGACGTGGCCGCGTTGCGCTCGGCGCTCAGCGCCGAGGGGGCCGCGACGCTGGTCCGCGAACACGAGGGGGTACGCCACCAGGTGGCGGTGCTCGGCCTCGACGAACGGGGCGGATGGCGCGTGGTCGGCCCAGACGAGCAGACCGGCCCGACGGCGGTGCGGGTGGGCGTGAACCGCGAGTACCTGCTCGAGGCGCTGGACGCCGGGGACCGGGGGCAGCTGGTGCTGGAGCTGGACGGCCCGATCACCCCGCTGGCGGTCCGCCGCCCGGACGACGCGGACGCCTTCTCCGTCCTCATGCCGGTCCGCCTCTGA
- the serS gene encoding serine--tRNA ligase, whose product MLDMELIRKDREAVATALAKRLDPAEANRALDEIQRLDQERRALITEIDAERQRRKAEARAYAQAKRSGTTPEPAAPEAERKQLAELESQLDEVQSRLRDTMSELPNLPADDVVAGGKEANRVVRTFGAAPAIEKVRDHVELSRALGLVDHERGVKLGGSGFWMYTGVGARLEWALVNWLIEQNIQAGYEFLLPPHLLLDTAGFASGQFPKFYDDVYRMDKQSAPRGQFLLPTAETAILGAYQDEILETAKLPLKAFAYTPCYRREAAGSHSDERGTVRGHQFNKVEIFQFTLPEQADAALTAMVGHVESLVEQLGLHFQTSLLAAGDASASMKKTLDVEVWMPSTGKYKEVSSVSWAGDYQARRAAIRYREPGGKQTRFVHTLNGSALATSRLFPAILEQGQQPDGSVVVPEVLRDKLGTDRLTPR is encoded by the coding sequence ATGCTCGACATGGAGTTGATCCGGAAGGATCGCGAGGCGGTGGCGACCGCGCTGGCGAAGCGTCTGGATCCCGCCGAGGCCAACCGGGCGCTGGACGAGATCCAGCGGCTCGACCAGGAACGACGCGCCCTGATCACGGAGATCGACGCCGAGCGGCAGCGCCGCAAGGCCGAGGCGCGGGCGTACGCGCAGGCGAAGCGCTCCGGCACCACGCCGGAGCCGGCCGCCCCCGAGGCCGAGCGCAAGCAGCTCGCCGAGCTGGAGTCCCAGCTGGACGAGGTGCAGTCCCGACTGCGCGACACCATGAGCGAGCTGCCCAACCTGCCCGCCGACGATGTGGTCGCCGGTGGCAAGGAGGCCAACCGGGTGGTGCGGACGTTCGGCGCGGCGCCGGCCATCGAGAAGGTCCGCGACCACGTGGAACTGAGCCGGGCGCTCGGCCTGGTCGACCACGAGCGCGGGGTGAAGCTCGGCGGCTCCGGCTTCTGGATGTACACCGGCGTCGGCGCCCGGCTGGAGTGGGCGCTGGTCAACTGGCTGATCGAGCAGAACATCCAGGCCGGGTACGAGTTCCTGCTCCCGCCGCACCTGCTGCTGGACACCGCCGGCTTCGCGTCCGGGCAGTTCCCGAAGTTCTACGACGACGTCTACCGGATGGACAAGCAGTCCGCGCCGCGCGGTCAGTTCCTGCTGCCCACCGCGGAGACGGCGATCCTCGGGGCGTACCAGGACGAGATCCTGGAGACGGCGAAGCTGCCGCTGAAGGCGTTCGCGTACACCCCGTGCTACCGGCGCGAGGCGGCCGGCTCGCACTCCGACGAGCGCGGCACCGTGCGCGGGCACCAGTTCAACAAGGTGGAGATCTTCCAGTTCACCCTGCCGGAGCAGGCGGACGCGGCGCTGACCGCGATGGTCGGTCACGTCGAGAGCCTGGTCGAGCAGTTGGGCCTGCACTTCCAGACCAGCCTGCTCGCCGCCGGCGACGCCAGCGCCTCGATGAAGAAGACGCTCGACGTCGAGGTGTGGATGCCGAGCACCGGCAAGTACAAGGAGGTGTCGTCGGTCTCCTGGGCCGGCGACTACCAGGCCCGCCGGGCCGCCATCCGCTACCGGGAGCCGGGCGGCAAGCAGACCCGCTTCGTGCACACGCTCAACGGCTCCGCGCTGGCCACCAGCCGGCTCTTCCCGGCCATCCTGGAGCAGGGCCAGCAGCCCGACGGCTCGGTCGTGGTGCCCGAGGTGCTCCGCGACAAGCTCGGCACCGACCGGCTCACCCCGCGCTGA
- a CDS encoding redoxin domain-containing protein: MARRTPVVTRRLVAAAVLAALLPAAAACATAPERAAPVGAVAPASPAGAEPAPAATPTAAVAPGRVPETLSFTAKTLDGTAFDAARLAGRPVVLWFWAPWCATCASQAWTVAEIAPKYRDTVPIVGVAGLGAQRAMKDFVREFDLGGTPQLDDRAGTLWRRFEVVEQSTFVVVDRDGRVVHQGYLDGESLTRQVETLAKG, from the coding sequence ATGGCACGTCGTACCCCCGTGGTGACCCGACGCCTCGTCGCGGCCGCCGTGCTGGCCGCGCTGCTGCCCGCCGCGGCGGCCTGCGCGACCGCGCCGGAGCGGGCCGCGCCGGTCGGCGCGGTCGCCCCCGCGTCCCCGGCGGGCGCGGAGCCGGCACCGGCCGCGACGCCGACCGCCGCCGTGGCCCCGGGCCGCGTGCCGGAGACGCTGTCGTTCACCGCGAAGACCCTCGACGGTACGGCGTTCGACGCCGCGCGCCTGGCCGGCCGCCCGGTGGTGCTCTGGTTCTGGGCGCCCTGGTGCGCCACCTGCGCGAGCCAGGCGTGGACGGTGGCCGAGATCGCCCCGAAGTACCGGGACACCGTGCCCATCGTCGGCGTCGCCGGGCTCGGCGCGCAGCGGGCCATGAAGGATTTCGTCCGCGAGTTCGACCTGGGCGGCACCCCGCAGCTCGACGACCGGGCCGGCACCCTGTGGCGGCGGTTCGAGGTCGTCGAGCAGAGCACCTTCGTGGTCGTCGACCGCGACGGCCGCGTCGTGCACCAGGGCTACCTCGACGGCGAGTCCCTCACCCGCCAGGTGGAGACCCTCGCGAAGGGCTGA
- a CDS encoding NADH-quinone oxidoreductase subunit NuoF family protein, with product MRRTTVPPVACIGEARLTAGFAEFGRLDLMAHEDVHGPIGPVEPAALLRLAEAIDLKGKGGAGFPFARKLRAVLESCERQDLSAVVVVNATEGEPASWKDKVLLTRAPHLVLDGAALAAYALDADEIVIGVSDDEIGRPSLTEALQERRMPVPTTVVTVPHRFISGEGGALVNGINGLPHIPPGTKKRSSDSGVGGLPTLLSNAETYAQLAVAARLGPYEYAALGTDDEPGTVLLTVTGSAARPAVVECAAGTPLRDILDLCEVPDGPGILVGGYHGKWISREAAERAEVSRKGLAAVGGALGAGIVVPLGHDTCPLGETAQVVRYLAGESAGQCGPCKMGLPDLARAVDLATAGSAPVEVVRAAAGDVKGRGACSHPDGTARFALSAMEVFADDLRLHATGEGCGKRVKGVMGLPGAPDANPQKLTLDWSRCDGHGLCAHVVPDFIRLDGNGYPAFPPTPVPSWLRQGALKAVKVCPELALRLVKAE from the coding sequence GTGAGGCGGACGACCGTGCCGCCGGTGGCCTGCATCGGCGAGGCCCGGCTCACCGCCGGCTTCGCCGAGTTCGGCCGGCTCGACCTGATGGCTCACGAGGACGTGCACGGGCCGATCGGGCCGGTGGAGCCGGCCGCGCTGCTCCGGCTCGCCGAGGCGATCGACCTCAAGGGCAAGGGCGGGGCGGGCTTCCCGTTCGCCCGCAAGCTGCGCGCCGTGCTGGAGTCCTGCGAGCGGCAGGACCTCTCCGCCGTCGTGGTGGTCAACGCCACCGAGGGCGAGCCGGCGAGCTGGAAGGACAAGGTCCTGCTCACCCGCGCCCCGCACCTCGTCCTGGACGGTGCGGCGCTGGCGGCGTACGCGCTGGACGCCGACGAGATCGTGATCGGGGTGTCCGACGACGAGATCGGCCGGCCGTCGCTGACCGAGGCGTTGCAGGAGCGGCGGATGCCGGTGCCGACCACCGTGGTCACCGTGCCGCACCGGTTCATCTCCGGTGAGGGCGGGGCCCTGGTCAACGGCATCAACGGCCTGCCGCACATCCCGCCGGGCACCAAGAAGCGGTCCAGCGACTCGGGGGTGGGCGGGCTGCCCACCCTGCTCTCCAACGCCGAGACGTACGCGCAGCTCGCGGTGGCCGCCCGGCTCGGCCCGTACGAGTACGCGGCGCTCGGCACCGACGACGAGCCGGGAACCGTGCTGCTCACCGTCACCGGGTCGGCGGCCCGGCCGGCCGTCGTCGAGTGCGCCGCCGGCACCCCGCTGCGGGACATCCTCGACCTGTGCGAGGTGCCCGACGGCCCGGGGATCCTGGTCGGCGGCTATCACGGCAAGTGGATCAGCCGGGAGGCGGCGGAGCGGGCCGAGGTGTCCCGCAAGGGTCTCGCCGCGGTCGGCGGGGCGCTCGGCGCCGGCATCGTCGTCCCGCTCGGCCACGACACCTGCCCGCTGGGCGAGACCGCCCAGGTGGTCCGCTACCTGGCCGGGGAGTCCGCCGGGCAGTGCGGCCCGTGCAAGATGGGCCTGCCCGACCTGGCCCGCGCCGTCGACCTGGCCACCGCCGGCAGCGCCCCGGTCGAGGTGGTCCGGGCCGCCGCCGGTGACGTGAAGGGGCGCGGCGCGTGCAGCCACCCGGACGGCACCGCCCGGTTCGCCCTCTCCGCCATGGAGGTGTTCGCCGACGACCTGCGGCTGCACGCCACCGGCGAGGGCTGCGGCAAGCGGGTGAAGGGCGTGATGGGGCTGCCCGGTGCCCCCGACGCGAACCCGCAGAAGCTCACCCTGGACTGGTCCCGCTGCGACGGGCACGGGCTCTGCGCCCACGTGGTGCCCGACTTCATCCGGCTGGACGGCAACGGTTACCCCGCCTTCCCGCCCACCCCGGTGCCGAGCTGGCTGCGGCAGGGCGCGCTCAAGGCGGTCAAGGTCTGTCCCGAACTCGCGCTCCGGCTGGTCAAGGCCGAGTAG